From Jeotgalibaca dankookensis, one genomic window encodes:
- a CDS encoding DUF4956 domain-containing protein, whose translation MKEALYKLLYEGSATISPLFVVQNMGVAFVLALILCTTYKLTYSGVSYSKKFNTSLLMMSLITTMVMSILGSSLALSLGMVGALSIVRFRTAVKDPRDTTYIFWAISIGLGAGSSNYFIIIIGTIFIAIITVIVELSFKGKDVYLVIVRSDLASLEAVRSSLFKIYKAGKLRAETITDDYAEVVYQVMLKDNHSVADYEKIKEINGVYFVNMVSRDGETLG comes from the coding sequence ATGAAAGAAGCATTGTATAAATTATTGTATGAGGGGTCCGCAACAATATCACCCTTATTTGTAGTCCAAAATATGGGGGTCGCTTTTGTCTTGGCACTCATATTATGTACGACCTATAAGTTGACCTATAGTGGGGTCTCCTATAGTAAAAAATTTAATACCTCACTTTTAATGATGAGTCTTATTACTACCATGGTCATGAGTATTCTAGGAAGTAGTTTAGCTCTATCACTAGGGATGGTGGGTGCGCTATCCATTGTACGTTTCCGGACAGCTGTAAAGGATCCGCGCGATACTACTTATATTTTCTGGGCTATTTCGATTGGTCTAGGTGCCGGTTCATCTAATTATTTTATCATTATCATTGGCACCATCTTCATTGCAATTATTACGGTTATTGTAGAACTCAGCTTTAAAGGAAAAGACGTTTATTTGGTTATTGTCAGAAGTGATTTAGCTAGTTTAGAAGCTGTACGCTCTTCTTTATTTAAAATCTATAAAGCAGGGAAATTACGAGCAGAAACCATTACAGATGATTACGCAGAAGTAGTTTATCAAGTGATGTTGAAAGATAATCATTCAGTAGCAGACTATGAAAAAATAAAAGAAATTAACGGGGTTTATTTTGTCAACATGGTTTCTAGAGATGGTGAAACATTAGGATGA
- a CDS encoding CotH kinase family protein, which yields MKQTFYRKKRKTSYFLFLGLISTLLVFILFVSLTPPLNEADEPGKRIPDSNVSTEIKENNLPIIVIDTKGQTIEANLEKEKVEINGLVRELRKATEKYEANMKLYEPNASGYTEIGENAKPSVETNITLNIRGQSSLTYDKKQYTIRLVDEDNEKNPQTLLGMKKHDKWVLNGMYSDKSLIRNYLAYKIGRDTMEYSPDTRFVEVYFKDGTSESPSENTYMGVYLLTEKIERGKNRVAIDKNSTDYKDISFIISRDKIKLGDTILKSDWNKFEEDYVIDGHNNVRARTVFTTTYPSKNTITQTDQESIVNYLNLFEYSLRSTGFDDVRGGYRDYIDTTSFINFAMINEVMKNIDGGEVSTYFHKDIGGLMKAGPIWDFDQSAGNTPLEEVNEPTGFRMTNVIWFERLFQDPAFVKQYQRMYRHYRNTIWTNKNFDDLIDEAVLELGPSIDRNREKWYPEDSAKDYQNEIEAMKLFFKERLSWIDQNIHLVSRIKENAVE from the coding sequence ATGAAACAGACTTTTTACCGAAAAAAAAGAAAAACCTCTTACTTTTTGTTTCTAGGTCTGATAAGTACGTTACTTGTTTTTATTCTCTTTGTTTCTTTAACACCTCCCCTTAATGAAGCAGACGAACCAGGTAAACGCATACCCGATTCCAATGTATCAACCGAAATAAAAGAAAATAATCTCCCTATCATAGTGATTGATACAAAGGGGCAAACAATCGAAGCGAACCTAGAAAAAGAAAAAGTAGAAATTAATGGTTTAGTTCGTGAACTTCGTAAAGCAACAGAAAAATACGAGGCAAATATGAAGCTATATGAACCCAATGCCTCTGGCTATACAGAAATTGGTGAAAATGCCAAACCTTCAGTAGAAACAAACATCACACTAAATATCAGGGGACAGTCTTCGCTTACTTACGATAAAAAGCAATATACGATTCGGCTCGTTGATGAAGACAATGAAAAAAATCCCCAGACTTTACTGGGGATGAAAAAACATGACAAATGGGTTCTAAACGGCATGTATAGCGATAAGAGCCTTATAAGGAACTACTTGGCCTATAAGATAGGCAGAGATACCATGGAGTATTCACCGGATACACGATTTGTGGAAGTGTATTTTAAAGATGGTACTTCAGAATCTCCCTCTGAGAATACGTATATGGGCGTCTATCTTCTAACGGAAAAGATTGAGCGAGGTAAAAATAGAGTTGCGATTGATAAGAATAGTACTGATTATAAAGATATTAGTTTTATTATCTCTCGAGACAAAATTAAACTTGGAGATACAATCTTAAAAAGCGACTGGAATAAATTCGAAGAAGATTACGTGATAGACGGTCATAATAATGTCAGAGCACGAACCGTTTTTACAACAACTTATCCGAGTAAAAATACAATCACTCAAACAGATCAAGAGAGTATCGTGAATTACCTTAATTTATTTGAATATTCACTTAGATCAACCGGGTTTGATGATGTGCGTGGAGGCTACCGCGACTACATTGATACCACTTCATTTATCAATTTTGCAATGATTAATGAAGTGATGAAAAATATAGATGGCGGTGAAGTTAGTACGTATTTTCATAAGGATATCGGTGGCCTCATGAAAGCTGGACCGATATGGGATTTTGATCAAAGTGCAGGCAATACGCCATTAGAAGAAGTGAATGAGCCAACAGGTTTTCGAATGACCAATGTTATCTGGTTCGAACGTTTATTCCAAGATCCTGCATTTGTAAAGCAATACCAACGAATGTACCGACACTATCGAAATACCATCTGGACCAATAAAAACTTCGATGATTTAATAGATGAAGCGGTTCTTGAACTAGGCCCTAGTATCGATCGAAATAGAGAAAAATGGTATCCAGAAGATTCAGCAAAAGATTACCAAAATG
- a CDS encoding polyphosphate polymerase domain-containing protein has protein sequence MADKTLKVSRVELKHHINYFQYVSLSHKLANVLIEDAHNGDRGYVVRSLYFDDYKNSDFYEKLAGLENRKKIRLRVYSPTDKKAKLEIKRKYGDSQEKKTVLIDKADAEELIKQNYEVLRKYESETARSIYHIMKLNRMKPVVLIEYRRKAFIHPMNSIRITLDNDIRSNEINFGLFDEKVVLIPTDDYDTNILEIKYNNFIFKYITDIFAPLDLERQSYSKYMIGRGLFERYMG, from the coding sequence ATGGCAGATAAAACATTAAAAGTTTCTAGAGTAGAATTAAAACATCATATCAATTATTTTCAATATGTCTCGCTTTCGCATAAATTGGCTAATGTTTTAATTGAAGATGCTCACAATGGCGATAGGGGGTATGTCGTACGTTCTCTTTATTTCGATGACTATAAAAACAGCGATTTTTATGAAAAATTAGCTGGACTTGAAAACCGTAAAAAAATTCGTCTGCGTGTTTATAGCCCTACCGATAAAAAAGCAAAACTAGAGATAAAACGGAAATATGGCGATAGCCAAGAGAAAAAAACTGTTTTAATCGACAAAGCTGATGCAGAAGAACTTATAAAACAAAATTATGAAGTTCTACGTAAATATGAATCGGAAACGGCTCGCTCAATTTATCATATTATGAAGTTAAATAGAATGAAACCTGTCGTATTAATTGAATACAGAAGGAAAGCTTTTATTCACCCTATGAATAGTATCCGAATAACCTTAGATAATGATATTCGATCAAATGAAATAAACTTTGGATTATTTGATGAGAAGGTTGTCCTCATCCCCACTGATGACTATGATACGAATATTTTAGAAATAAAATATAACAATTTTATATTTAAGTATATTACCGATATTTTTGCACCACTCGATTTAGAACGCCAATCTTATAGTAAGTATATGATTGGTAGAGGATTATTTGAAAGATATATGGGATAA